A single Tamandua tetradactyla isolate mTamTet1 chromosome X, mTamTet1.pri, whole genome shotgun sequence DNA region contains:
- the SERTM2 gene encoding serine-rich and transmembrane domain-containing 2 gives MTEVHFKYHGNLTGRAHFPTLATEVDTTSDKYSNLYMYVGLFLSLLAILLILLFTMLLRLKHVISPITSESTESVPQFTDVEMQSRIPTP, from the coding sequence ATGACGGAGGTGCATTTTAAGTATCATGGAAACCTTACTGGACGCGCCCATTTTCCCACGCTGGCAACAGAGGTTGATACCACCTCAGATAAGTATTCCAACCTGTACATGTATGTGGGCTTATTCCTGAGCCTCCTGGCCATTCTCCTCATCCTGCTCTTCACAATGCTTCTTCGGCTCAAGCATGTCATCTCACCCATTACCTCTGAGAGCACAGAAAGTGTTCCTCAATTCACAGATGTAGAGATGCAGAGTCGAATCCCCACCCCTTAA